A stretch of the Panicum virgatum strain AP13 chromosome 9N, P.virgatum_v5, whole genome shotgun sequence genome encodes the following:
- the LOC120687707 gene encoding probable inactive receptor kinase At1g48480 produces the protein MAAMPAPAVGLAVLLLFAAALPALRADDLNSDAQALQALRSAVGRSALPSWNSTTPTCQWQGVTCENGRVVELRLPGAGLMGSLPSGVLGNLTALRTLSLRYNALTGPLPDDFTRLSELRAIYFQHNSFSGEVPASLFALKNLVRLDIADNKFTGEISPDFNKLIRLGTLYLDGNSFTGEIPKLDLPALEQFNVSHNQLNGSIPTKLRKMPKDSFLGNTGLCGGPLGLCPGETAPTPAGSPDSQPGAGGAADIGGGKKKKLSGGAIAGIAIGCVFGVLLLLALLFFLCRKKSSAARPAAAVEKGRDLGMEPLEVEPKGQNGSAAGAGSHNGAAAAVAVPAAAAAAAAAKTGGGSTGSKKLIFFGPMAAAPPFDLEDLLRASAEVLGKGAFGTAYKAVMENGSAVAVKRLKDVDLPEPEFRERIAAIGAVQHELVVPLRAYYFSKDEKLLVYDYMSMGSLSALLHGNRASGRTPLDWETRSAIALAAARGVAHIHSTGPAASHGNIKSSNVLLTKNYEARVSDHGLPTLVGPSFSPTRVSGYRAPEVTDIRRVSQKADVYSFGVLLLELLTGKAPTHAVVNEEGLDLPRWVQSVVREEWTAEVFDQELLRYQNVEEEMVQLLQLAIDCSAQHPDRRPTMAEVATRIDEICRSSLGARQAADSAGEGDEPSL, from the exons CCGTCCTGCTGCtcttcgccgccgccctgccggcCCTCCGCGCGGATGACCTCAACTCCGACGCGCAGGCCCTGCAGGCGCTGCGCTCGGCGGTGGGGCGCTCCGCGCTGCCGTCGTGGAACAGCACCACGCCCACGTGCCAGTGGCAGGGCGTGACGTGCGAGAACGGCCGCGTCGTCGAGCTCCGCCTCCCCGGCGCCGGGCTGATGGGCAGCCTCCCCTCGGGCGTGCTCGGCAACCTGACCGCGCTCCGCACGCTCTCCCTCCGCTACAACGCGCTCACGGGGCCCCTCCCCGACGACTTCACCCGCCTGTCCGAGCTCCGGGCGATCTACTTCCAGCACAACAGCTTCTCCGGCGAGGTCCCGGCGTCGCTGTTCGCGCTCAAGAACCTCGTGAGGCTGGACATCGCGGATAACAAGTTCACCGGCGAGATCTCGCCGGACTTCAACAAGCTGATCCGGCTCGGGACGCTGTACCTCGACGGGAACAGCTTCACCGGCGAGATCCCCAAGCTGGACCTTCCCGCATTGGAGCAGTTCAACGTGTCGCACAACCAGCTCAACGGGTCCATCCCCACCAAGCTCCGGAAGATGCCGAAAGACTCCTTCTTGGGCAACACCGGCCTCTGCGGGGGGCCGCTCGGCCTCTGCCCCGGCGAGACCGCGCCCACGCCGGCCGGATCACCGGATTCCCAGCCAGGTGCCGGGGGCGCTGCTGACATCGGtggcggcaagaagaagaagctctCCGGGGGCGCCATCGCCGGCATTGCCATCGGCTGCGTGTTCGGCGTGCTGCTCTTGCTCGCCCTGCTTTTCTTCCTCTGCCGGAAGAAGTCCAGCGCGGCCCGTCCTGCGGCGGCAGTGGAGAAGGGTCGCGACCTCGGCATGGAGCCGTTGGAGGTCGAGCCCAAGGGACAGAACGGCTCAGCAGCCGGCGCGGGCAGCCACAACGGGGCTGCTGCGGCTGTTGCagtgccagccgccgccgccgccgcggctgctgccAAGACCGGCGGTGGGTCGACCGGTTCCAAGAAGCTCATCTTCTTCggccccatggcggcggccccgCCGTTCGACCTGGAGGACCTGCTCCGCGCTTCGGCGGAGGTGCTGGGCAAGGGCGCGTTCGGGACGGCGTACAAGGCGGTGATGGAGAACGGGTCGGCCGTGGCGGTGAAGCGGCTCAAGGACGTGGACCTCCCGGAGCCGGAGTTCCGGGAGCGCATCGCGGCCATCGGCGCCGTGCAGCACGAGCTGGTGGTGCCCCTCCGCGCCTACTACTTCAGCAAGGACGAGAAGCTCCTCGTCTACGACTACATGTCCATGGGCAGCCTCTCCGCCCTGCTGCACG GGAACCGGGCCTCCGGGCGGACGCCGCTGGACTGGGAGACGCGGTCGGCGAtcgcgctcgcggcggcgcgcggcgtggcgcaCATCCACTCCACGGGGCCCGCGGCGTCTCACGGCAACATCAAGTCCTCCAACGTCCTGCTCACCAAGAACTACGAGGCGCGCGTGTCCGACCACGGCCTGCCCACGCTCGTCGGCCCTTCCTTCTCGCCGACGCGGGTCTCCGGCTACCGCGCCCCGGAGGTCACCGACATCCGCCGCGTCTCGCAGAAGGccgacgtgtacagcttcggcGTGCTCCTGCTGGAGCTGCTCACGGGGAAGGCGCCCACGCACGCCGTCGTCAACGAGGAGGGCCTCGACCTGCCGCGGTGGGTGCAGTCCGTCGTGCGGGAGGAGTGGACGGCCGAGGTGTTCGACCAGGAGCTCCTCAGGTACCAGAACGTCGAGGAGGAGATGGTGCAGCTCCTCCAGCTCGCCATCGACTGCTCCGCGCAGCACCCCGACAGGAGGCCAACCATGGCCGAGGTGGCCACGCGGATCGACGAGATCTGCCGCTCCAGCCTCGGCGCCCGGCAGGCGGCCGACAGCGCCGGCGAAGGCGACGAGCCATCACTATAA